AAACCTGCCCATCAATGATTTCAACAAAGTGCACAAGCTATTGCCCATAAATGGCAACATAGGTTTGTCTGTTTGAAATGCTGTGAGGAAAGGTGTTATCTGTTTTGCCACTGATGCaaaaaaggcaatttttgcaGGCATCAGGGGATCACTGCAACTACTTTTGATGATCTCAtaagattttgtttttggatctttaactttcttttctttcacagCATTAACAAATGTGACAATATCAGGCCATACTTCAAGTGCTCTCTCTGCAACTGCAACATTTTCCAGCCATCTGTGTTGGCAGAATTTCAGGGGGAATACACTGCTACCTGTTACTTTACTGTAGTCATCCCTTCTAGCTGGACTATCTTTAAACAACCAGTAAAGGCTCCCAAGGGTTTTCTGCACTGTCCATCCAGCTGCTTCACAACCATCTTTGAAAGCTCCATGCACGATATGTATCCCACAACTGCCAGTGTTAAGGAGAGTACAGCTGTAATCATTCTTTAATTCGTCCTCTACCATTTGATAAAATTTCCAATTTACATTGGGCCCATCCATGGAGAGTTGGATCAAATTTCCAAAGCTTAAGTCCTCTTTGCAGGAATGAAACTTATCGAGCATGTCCTCTGCACTGGCATGCCCAAGAAATTCTGAAGCAAAGTAACGAGTTTCAACTTTATCATGATTCCACATGCGAACATGAAAATCCATCTGCTTCTTTTGCAGTTCATGATTCAAGCTCTCATCAAACAAAAGTACATAACCATCTGCAGATTTCACTTTTTCCTTAAGAAGACTTTTGAAATGTGGTGCCATGCCAAAACAAGTAAGATAACTGGCCTTCTTTTCCCCACATGTAAATTTTTTAGCAATGTTGCTGTcgggaaacatttgctgaacCAAAAAGCTGATATCTTCGCAAGATTTATAAGAATAATGACTGCTATTTACCTTCAGTGCCCACCAAATTTCAGCAGCCAAAGTGTCATTCCTTGTCACGAAGTCTGACAAACCTGTTAATGAACTCGAGGCCGATGTACTCCCGCCATTACTCGCTAAGGATGTGGTTGATCTAGAGTTGTTGCTTCCAGTTGCCGGTTGAGAAACAGTGGAAGGGCTGTTCGTCAAAAGGTTTCTTATGTCAACGGTTGTGCCACTTCGTTGCTTTTCCATAAGATTAATGTGCTTCTTTCCCTTCTCATGGCTTGACAACGCCGACTCGCCCATGTTTGACACATCAAATGTTTTCATGCAAACTTTGCACTTCGCTTTATACTTGTCCGTGTCACGTTCCAACCATAATTTATAGGAAGAGTTTTCAAACCAACGTTCATTAAATAAGCATTTCCCAGgcattttgcttcagaaaaTTCGAAAACAGCGCTAAAACCACCTCTCTAATCTTTCGAACAGAAAAAACACGGAACACGTGTTGTACCTTTGCGCATGAGCAGATGAGCATATATATGAGCCTTCGATACATtttctaacttgagcccgcatTTCATTTAACCAGTGACACGATCAACGGGGGATTCATCAAGAAACAACGCGCACGAAACGGAAAAGTTAATGTGGATCAAAACTAAAAACCCGTAATAAACCCGTAGTAAAGGTAATACACTGCAcacaaatgttgaaaagataactttattatttcaGTTAAGATTTCCAGGACTTTCCAGGACCCGTGGCCATTTTCCAGGACTTTCCAGTCCTGGAAAATGGCAAAACGAAATTCCAggactttccaggttttccagGACCCGTACGAACCCTGTAAGAtaacttttctgtgctgaacgctgggacacaataaattcagtttgttgatttcaataccgtaaatatcacaagtcatgatgaaatggcaccgacgagcgtcatatctcggtagatttagtttgtggcacaacggccgccaagcttaacaactcggttgatttactttgtggcacaacggccactGAGCTTAACAACTCGGatgatttactttgtggcacaacggccgcggAGCTTaacaactcggttgatttactttgtggcacaacggccgccgagcaaaacaaccctgtttgatgcaagcgcgaggagtcgcacacattttccaaggacagtgacgaaccatgcttaatccaaagtaaaattttaccgacttcagttaacagaccttcagcaatctttcagctcttttcaacgatgaacgatgaaagattatcacacctcaccaaacgctagaataatgaactcCGACGACGCAcgaatcaccacgtgcgttagttcgtcaaagtgaggcaaaacgtaaccaagcgcctcaaagcgaggcaaaagtgtgtcgacgaaaatgcaatctcgaaaaaacttcccttacaacacaaattaggggttgcgttctcgtacctcgaacgcaataaaacaattattgaattcggttttcgcatgatatcatgaattatcaaaacctcgtgtctgtgttatctgccgaagccttcggcttcggcagataacacagacctcggttttgataattcatgatatcatgctcaaccttatccaataattgtttattcgccgaaggcgacgtgaatatcggtgaataaaaccgagacgaagttgagGCTTTTAGTCACCAATATTcgccgagcctgaggtgaacaattgtttagtataattacataggtgattaatgaaaattctctgtgctgtttggttgcacttgaggtaattatttaaacaatagagtgtttctgtcgaggaactatcggctgatagttgccccgcggaaatttgatgttcttaaaacaaatatttgcccgagaagcgaagcttcgagggcaaatatgctagttttaagaacatcaaatttccaaggggcaactatcagaccgatagttccgagacataaacactctattgtctttattgttcactactaaattttcttccgcgcgccagctcaaaaatcatgttgaattattttcaactttattagacgaaagccgtgtcagccaatgtaaaatttgaaaaagaagacaaacaaaaaccctcttaatacaatttcgattgtttattttccataaggccgcttgtttacagaggtattttcagcggacgactactatccatccgggtattttcctcggacgggcactatgggctgatagtgtctctccgcggacgaacactatcgcgtcacgtgatcattttaaaccaataagaatcggagaaaatttagtggtgaactataatgcaCAATAATCACctgagcatttttttttttaaataaccgcaagccgttttgtcgaggtggcAGACgaagcatatttttcaaataatcacctatgtgaTTATACTAAATATGTTTATGCTTTGACATGCTTTTCTTCACATCTTGTTGTTGAaacagcattcacaccaaacttGGGATGTAAGGGAGTTGTTTTTCAAAGATATCGTTTCCATTTATGCAATAATCTTATCTTTTTTTTCCGCAGGTAAAGCTTGTGTGGCTTTTCACTCGTACTGCAGCAGTGTGCGGTGCGTGTACCCGCTAAAGAACGACCCGACCCGAAGGACAGGTCATGTAAATGACCTGGTTAGACCCGATGTTGGCTTATTTCGTGAGCATGAAGTAAGAGACGCATGCGTACAGACAGACCCGGGTGTATCAGGGGCCTGGGGGTATGCATCACGTGGCCCCGTATTGGCCAATCAAAGTGAAGGTCAGTCTTCATTGCTCTTTATTACCCATTGTTGTATAAATTTAACGTGGACTGCGTaggaccagaaacccataagggctgaaacgtgtaacgcgcgttcacagcttccgaatattcagtgcgaactgattggttgaatgtttcagtgctaagtaccatatttggaaacccctcgctcttgttgttccaaatatggtacttagcaaattgaatattcagaagcttgtttcccagcacacaaggggccgtacacgtttcaacccttatgggtttctggtaggACTTAATAGCTTTTGTTTGTAAACTACGGGATAAACTGGAAGTTTTCCAGGAGACGCTGCTTAACTGCAATGGTCTCCAACTCTCATATATTTCAACTTCCGCTTGCCAAATATATAAACATTTCATTCAACCATTCAATAATATTGTTCCTGACACTGAGAACTATTTTATAAAGGagcttttcaaaatttaatttccTCCCATAGAACATCTAATGCTTCGAATTTTCATCGATTTACTTGCTTAGCAGTTGGAGAAATTATCAAGTCGATCAGAGAGATCTTGATTTGATACCTTATGCATCTGTCAGAGTCAAATCTCATTTGTCACGCAGTATCTATCGTCTACCGGTAATGTATTTCATAGGTTCATTTGGCTCGTCACGCATTCTCGTCGTCGACAGTGGGAGGCTACAAACTTGTCCGTACTCGGTCAAACTATCCGAGGGTTCAAGTCATGAAGTGACAAAAATGTTAAGGTCCCTGGAGAAAAAAGCTGCACTGACATGGAATACATCAAGTTTCTCAAGGAATCTGTGTTTTGTCTGATGAAATGTTGCCCGAGGCGACCTCCTATCTTGTTCATTGTCAATCgtaaaggaattttttttttaagactgTAATTTGAAACCCATGCGACCCTTTCATAAGAAGACCCCAGTCCAGAGGGGAATGTGAGATCGTTACCCTAGCCGACGCTTTTTTCCACAATCTATGATTTTGTTGAAGGTCAGGATTAAGCGATGAACGGTTAACATTTCTTTataacacagtttttagaaagggAACTGAACCTTCTGAATTGGTGTCCTGTTTTCAGCGTCATCTTACAAGGTCACATCCGACAACGCAGCGACCCAAAAAGAGGGTGTGGAAGATGACTCTGGAGAAGACGTTCACTCAGATGACGACTTTAATTTTGTCGAAGACAGGAACACGTTGAACGGTATGCGCATTTCAAGCTTGGGAACTGGTACCTTGAGTGTTCGGTTTGAGCAGCCCTCTAGCCCCACTTCTATTGCGAGTTCTGTCCAATCGGACGAGGTTGTAGGGAAAACTCATTTCCGAGTGGACGACTTCGCACGAATGTTGTCCGAATTTAAGGGCTTTGGAACCTCGCCGCCGGTTACGGGAGTATCCGAACCTCCACGGATTCCGATCGTTGTTTTCAATGAGGTAGATGGTGCAACTTCTGGTGAAGGCGAAGGAACTGTTACTGGAAGTGGTAAAGCGACGAATAGTGGTGAAACGTCAGAGAGTGAAGTTGATGTAGAATTCTCGAGGacaagagtaaaatctgttggcGAATATGTCAAACTAAATGAAGCCAGAGCAGCTGCCCAAGGACTTACGCTAAGAAAAAATAATCCAGAAGACGGGCTACCCGATACTGAATCGGAGTCGGAAACTGGGAATATCGCCGGAAATCAGCTCACTTCCGGGGATGCAATAATTCCAAGTTATGTGGAGGTCCTCGACGATTCTCAAGCGCCCGCTCAAGCATCCGCGGATACACAGCCGAAGGAACCGATTTACGATAGTCCTCGGAAAGATGATAGCTACAGTCTATTTGAAAGAAGCCAAGAGCGTGCAAGCGAGGTCGCAGGAGGTTCAAATGCTCGTAAGGTGGAAAACCTGAAACCGAGGCTGCCGTTCCCAGTCCTTCTTGTCAGCGCAGGTGAGGGTTACGCGGATTTGCGACGAAAGAGGCCGAGCGAACACGATAAAGAACCGAGGATTATGATCTGGCAGATAAGCTGAAGCCTCTTTTTCTCGGAATATCCGTAAAAGCTGGTCTCACAAACAGAGCGGCATTGTGGCGTTGTCAGTGAAAGGAAGGAGAGTGAGACGTTTATGTTGATTTCTCAGATGAATTCAATGACAGAGAGTTATTTTGAGAAGTATCTGCCTCTCTGGTTAGGTTTCACTAAGGAAATGCGCCTTATTAATTTGCAAATGCCGGCTTTGTATTTCGTAGCAGAGATGTGTTAAAATGTCGCTAATTTCAATGTTTTCTCCAAAAATTTAAAGTGCGTTTTGAAATGACCTATTCCGATTTGAGGCCAAGAGAATTCCGAGCGAGTGTAACCCTAGCTTGCTGGTAGCTGGCGTGACATTTTACCGCAGGGTTATTTAAACACTCGCGAGTACGAACGGTTTTGGCAGCGAGTGGGCTGCGACTAATATGGGAACTAGTAATTTGGATTTCACTCGCGGTCAAAACAACGAAGCAACCATCGATTTACTCCCGCGTGTTAAAATAATCCTGCAATAAAAATATCCCTTCGGCTACGCAGGCTAGTGTAACCTGAAAGAAGATGATTACCGCTCCATTCTTCCTGGGGGGATGGGGTGGAGTGGTGTTTGGCCGTGGAAATAAAGCAAGATTTCTTTAAGCAAAGTTTAATTCAGAGGTGCGAAAATTCATTTAACATGCCCAGAGGCCGCTTACAGGAACAATGAATGATTTTTTATGCAACAATGTATGTTAGATAGTTATTTTTCATGtttgaatttgtaatttttaacATAGTATTTCACTGTTATCCAtgaattgttttattttacttgCCTTACCATTGCCGTCTGTAAAGTAATTCAATGAACCTAATGCATGTTCGTGCTTATCGTCCTTGCAAACAAAATTTTCATCAATTAGTTTTTCCTCGTGAAATACGTTTGATTTCAGAGCGTTTGACCTATTCGTTTATTCCGTTATCGTTGACTTCTTGCTTTGCGCATGCCCTTAAATGGCGAATTCGTTTTCTTGCAATGTGACATACATTTAattatggtcccgagggaagcagttttgtttcccgagagtcctgatgaggactcgagggaaaagaAAGCTAGCTACAATCTTGTGCAAAACGTGTTGGGAAATGTGACGCTTTgctttgtctgtgtgataaagatcattttcttcctactttcccctCTCCCCTAATTCTAatgttggtttaaaaaaaacggccaaaggcttgcacagtattttgcatcacattatcaacattggtatgggggagggaagggggggggacCAATATACTTTGTGAGTGCATGTCAAATGATCCTTAAGCTataatttttcccaagagttttgtccaaggtTGCATAATCCATGTTTTCATGAATATAATTAGATTCTGAGAGTCTCAATGGCCAAGGACAGTTTGATATGTAGATCTCGTGACCGTCCCTATACTGTTGTAGTTTGAATGATTTTGGACTGTTGCGTGTGGGTTTTGGGGACGACAAGGTGCCTTGACGTTTGTTACCAAATCAGGACAATACCGTATATGACAGTTCTGAAGGTTTAACTGATcagaatgtaatgtgaagtgctagttttgtacctcatatgaaccatgtgagcgttagcctactaatggaaatgggcccacacaaggacagaaaaaaactctgacctgggtgggaaatgaacccacgaccttcggttCTGAAGGTTGTTGATTACTCAACTTATTCTAGTCGCTAAGTTATGGATTGATTGCAAGGCTATGAGCATGATTTTAATTCAAGATTCAAGAGAATTCAAAGTAACTTTGTCCCCACAGAGAGGGACTCGGTGGGGACTGCAAATGCAATAAGTAGCATTTATCTGACTCTGTGGTGGCAAGTACTTCATTTTAATCACCAAATCCGGAAGGAACTGCAACGGGAACTCCCGCCAGGTTCCAGATGTTTCCTCTTAGCTTAGGATAAGTTTTTAACCGTGGTCTATGTTAGAGGATCATTACGAAGACAACTCAACGCCAACCATTCAATAAAACGATTGACAGATagtttcaacggttaacaggGAAGACACCATTAAAACAATAGATggtcattgtttttgttccgAGACTTGCACGTTATTCGTCGTTAACCGTTGAAATGactacattttcttttgttaatcGTGCCAACTGCCTTAAATCATCATTTTGGGTTCTCTCCGTTGTGAAATTGCAAACCATGAAGGTAATTCCACCAAAAATTGAGGCAATTATGTTCTTTATTGTATAAATTGTGTTACGTATTCACTTTACCCCTAAGTATGTCTTTGCGTGACCAACTtgaaaaagttttctttttctctcaagGACACAACGCGTATAATAAGCAGTTGCTTGATTTCTTAAATACAATCGCGTCAATACGGCCCGCCATAGATGCATAGGCATTTAAATTTCGTACGATGACTCCTTGTCGCCAAATACTCAGCTTACTTGGACGTCCTCCAGCGTGTTTCTCTCCTACGCTTTGTCCCTCCtcaaaaggtgttttttaattcTATAAACAGATGATTTCAAAACGTTGCACTTTTCAATGATCTGTCGcgttaaaaattaaatttcgtTATTGCGTGCTAAGAAGGTAATATAACCGTTTGTCTGGCTCTTTTACGCCAATAAAAACCATACTGGTCACTTCCAACTTACTGATTAGCACTGCCCCCCATTGTTAAGTCACTAAAAATTGGCTTTCATTACATATATGATCCCATTATTGGAAACGACAATATCACAAATTAAGCAGCATATAATGGCGTAAAATTTGGTACAAAGGATTATTTGGGGCAATGAATCTGCAgtaactttttttcatttcgtaATTTTACAATCTGGCATTTTTACAATCTTTATCTATTTTTACAAtctggacaaaactcgttgggaaaatgtgacgctctactttgtctgtgtgataaatattattttcttcctactttcccccctcccctcattccaatgttggttaaaAGAAGTGCCAAAGGCatgcacagtattttgcatgacattatcaacattggtatgggaggaggggggggggggggggggggtggcaacatactttgtgagtgcatgtcaaatgatgcttaatgaacaagagttttgtccaagattgtagtttccCATGGGACCACATatcaagtgctttgttatatattctaTCGTGCTGTTGTATCCGGCgcgggcaacaactgcagattggccatttccgagttcatgtctgcctcctcttcaaagcgagtcgaaGTGCGAAGTTTCCGTTCTGAAAATTAGGGAGCGTTCTTTTGGGAtggggcacgtgaccaagaactaaccaatcacagtgctcgttttgttgagtgaaagtctcgGTGTATGACAAGACCGTATAACTACCGATTTTGTTTCGACGCAAACTGTCCAGTGAAACATACTTTGTCATGAATGTTTCATCTTGTCCCTGAATCGCTCTGTTTACATCTGTGGAGCAACTTTAGGTTTGAAAGTGGGAACTTCCACCTCTTCTGGACATCGGCTTTTAAGGTGAAGTCTTCTAcgagcctagtggcccatcaggccggtaCTTATCTCTCGTTACTGTAgtatgaagcgactaggagtatttccaCTCCCccttggatgggatgctagtccatcgcagggttaaccccagcattaaatttgccgttacccatttacacacctgggtgaagagagtcattatgagagtaaagtgtcttgcccaagaacaagacaatgtccccggccagggcctGAACCCGGACCACAGCGCGCTAACCGTTAGGCCACCCGGCCTCCCGACATCGGCTTTTTGCAAGAAACAAATGGTTCGAGTGTATCTGATTATATCTGAACATGAGTGGGGCTCGACTCGTTCACTCTTCTCGAGCTTCACTAGCTTACAGCATTTAAATCTGGTTGAATTAATTCGAGTTTTTCCAACCACCTTGTTTGAATGGTTTTGTGCATATCAAAATAATTCTATGGTTTAATCCCGAGATGCCTTGCAAAACGAATGCACTCCTAAATTCACTCCGGACCGCAAGTGTTAAATCTAACAGGAGTTTAATATCAAGGGGATCCTCTATCTCACATACTTGGCCTAGGGATGAACCCTTTCCccagtagatttatttatagaacgcctcccttgggagattcagcaaacccactgttgtaaaaggcaTTCAAAACAAAGCCATGTCAGCGTCAAGGAAAATATGATACTTTCGCGGGAAAAATCtggtcctaaaaataaatttactcgggaaatgGTTTACTCTGGGAAtagtaaaattaaacgagacttacctgtaagttgaagtttgattgagattctaccaTGTCCCATTCTCTAAAGTAATATAGCTAGACAAAGCACTTCGGGCTGTATTAACGGCACTGTATGTAAGGCCTTGCTGGTATAGCAGGGTTAGAAAATCAAGCACAGACACTACAGATGGTTGAATGTGACTGATCTGCCTCTGATTACAAAACTTTTGCCACTTTGTAATGTAGGTACTGTACTGTTTCTTTGTCCCGTCTCTCCAGGAGGCCATGATGAGCTTAGAAGCCGCCTCTGAAATTCCTCTATCCTGGATGGATTGCCAGACAAGACACATGCCAGCATAGTCAATTTCCTCCTTAAGGGGAGTAGTGTTTGAGGAAAGTGTGAAAGTGAAAGTAGGTCCTCCTGCTTCGGCAAGACAAATGGGTTTGCAATTAACATTTTCAGCAGTTGTGGCCACCAAACTTGAGTAGGCCAAAGTGGTAGGATAATGCTTCCCTGAGGTACTTGTTCCTACAAAATCTTTTGCAGGCACCTGTGAATTTGACAGAAAGAAGGAAAGGCataaaaatacaaggatttccAGGTAA
Above is a window of Montipora capricornis isolate CH-2021 chromosome 6, ASM3666992v2, whole genome shotgun sequence DNA encoding:
- the LOC138050382 gene encoding uncharacterized protein, yielding MPGKCLFNERWFENSSYKLWLERDTDKYKAKCKVCMKTFDVSNMGESALSSHEKGKKHINLMEKQRSGTTVDIRNLLTNSPSTVSQPATGSNNSRSTTSLASNGGSTSASSSLTGLSDFVTRNDTLAAEIWWALKVNSSHYSYKSCEDISFLVQQMFPDSNIAKKFTCGEKKASYLTCFGMAPHFKSLLKEKVKSADGYVLLFDESLNHELQKKQMDFHVRMWNHDKVETRYFASEFLGHASAEDMLDKFHSCKEDLSFGNLIQLSMDGPNVNWKFYQMVEDELKNDYSCTLLNTGSCGIHIVHGAFKDGCEAAGWTVQKTLGSLYWLFKDSPARRDDYSKVTGSSVFPLKFCQHRWLENVAVAERALEVWPDIVTFVNAVKEKKVKDPKTKSYEIIKSSCSDPLMPAKIAFFASVAKQITPFLTAFQTDKPMLPFMGNSLCTLLKSLMGRFIKNELMAEATSVLKILNMKPTDKEQQVDYHKVDVGFVAQKMLREKSSNLSERQVLEFRVGCKDFLAKTVAKLFDKTPINYRLVRSMSCLDPRLMASEKESCEKKMKRILEILVEARRLKSAECDEVMYQFSQFLDYCSDNPDFEKFDPNEPTSRVDTLLYEHMAGDKQLAKVWQVVKLLLLMSHGQATVERGFSVNKQVAVENLSERSFIAQRIVHDHIESVGGLANVKISKPLLVSSAGARQKYLSHLEEQKRIKVSQEKMLKRKSTMEEIDLLKKKKKQFETDVEGLIKTADEFADKAENSRQLTWITKSNSLRRTAKDKMVQLKEIEKQLDGKLQQLRND